Proteins encoded by one window of Ascochyta rabiei chromosome 1, complete sequence:
- a CDS encoding Mannan endo-1,4-beta-mannosidase: protein MRCDVAITAFLASGATAAAVKKGFVTTKGTAFKLDGKDFYFAGANAYYFPFNDLAADVEKGMAAGKKAGLNVFRTWGFNDRNRTTVAGGLPQYGGEGAGPSPNVLQWWNNGTAEINLAPFDKVITAAEKTGMKLIIALTNNWADYGGMDVYTTNLGGRYHDDFYRDPKIKAAFKKYVKAIVQRFKSSNAIMAWELANEPRCGADGVRNLPRSESCTPATITAWIDEMSTYIKSVDREHLVTWGGEGGFHVASDDWAYNGADGGDFDRELALGNIDFGVFHSYPDWWSKTVPWTVQWIKDHAAAGRRAKKPVVHEEYGWLTDDKRLEYLGKSDNQTRADVLGLWQKTSLKEKMSDMYWQFGYSGFSYGRNHDDGFTIFLEDAEATSLVYEHAKKVNALN from the exons ATGCGCTGCGACGTTGCCATTACGGCGTTTCTGGCTTCCGGCGCCACTGCCGCAGCTGTGAAGAAAGGATTTGTTACTACCAAGGGTACTGCCTTCAAGCTTGATGGcaaggacttctacttcgCTGGAGCAAATGCCTACTATTTCCCTTTCAACGAC CTCGCCGCCGATGTCGAGAAGGGCATGGCAGCAGGCAAGAAGGCTGGTCTGAACGTATTCCGCACCTGGGGCTTCAACGACCGTAACCGTACGACCGTTGCCGGTGGTCTCCCCCAGTACGGTGGCGAGGGCGCTGGCCCTTCGCCCAACGTGCTCCAGTGGTGGAACAACGGCACCGCAGAGATCAACCTTGCTCCCTTTGACAAAGTCATCACCGCTGCGGAGAAGACAGGAATGAAACTCATCATCGCCCTCACAAACAACTGGGCCGATTACGGCGGCATGGACGTCTACACGACCAACCTGGGCGGCAGGTACCACGACGACTTCTACCGGGATCCCAAGATCAAGGCCGCGTTCAAAAAGTACGTCAAAGCCATTGTGCAGCGCTTCAAGAGCTCCAACGCCATCATGGCATGGGAACTCGCCAACGAGCCCCGCTGCGGCGCCGACGGCGTGCGCAACCTCCCGCGGTCTGAGAGCTGCACGCCCGCGACCATCACAGCGTGGATCGACGAGATGAGCACGTACATCAAGAGCGTGGACAGAGAGCACCTCGTGACATGGGGCGGCGAGGGGGGCTTCCACGTCGCGAGTGACGACTGGGCGTACAACGGCGCCGACGGCGGCGACTTCGACCGCGAACTCGCGCTTGGCAACATCGACTTCGGCGTCTTCCACAGCTACCCGGACTGGTGGAGCAAGACGGTCCCCTGGACGGTGCAGTGGATCAAGGACCACGCGGCCGCGGGCCGCAGGGCGAAGAAGCCCGTCGTGCACGAAGAGTACGGCTGGCTGACCGACGACAAGAGGCTGGAGTACCTCGGCAAGAGCGATAACCAGACGCGCGCAGACGTCCTCGGTCTCTGGCAGAAGACGAGCTTGAAGGAGAAGATGAGCGATATGTACTGGCAGTTTGGATATAGCGGGTTCTCCTACGGACGGAACCACGACGACGGGTTTACGATATTCCTCGAGGATGCGGAGGCTACGTCGTTGGTCTATGAGCATGCGAAGAAGGTCAACGCGCTGAACTAG